A section of the Lepus europaeus isolate LE1 chromosome 19, mLepTim1.pri, whole genome shotgun sequence genome encodes:
- the LOC133748695 gene encoding vomeronasal type-1 receptor 4-like, protein MAVAVGGAWWGRSHSGLVIPLASSPVFPVFPAESQARSNNWALGADGMVSRDWTTGMIYLSQTITGILGNLSLLSHYLYLYLTGCKFRSTDLIIKHLTVANCLVILCRGVPQTMAALGMKHFLSDIGCKLVFYVHRVSRDVSIGSTCLLSISQAITISPTNSRWMDLKVKSLKCIGPSSILCWILNLTINIIVPVHVTGKSSDKNITKKTDFGYCYFVSRGKYIDSLNAVLLLFRDVLFVGLMFCASSFMVFTLYRHKQQVQYIHGTNISSRSSPESRATHSILVLVSTFVPLCTLSSIFHFFIAVLNNPSVWLVNTSALIAGSFPTVSPYIIISYYSRLPRLCFAPTRKT, encoded by the exons ATGGCCGTcgctgtgggcggggcctggtggGGGCGGAGTCACTCGGGGCTCGTGATTCCGTTGGCGTCGTCTCCAGTGTTCCCTGTTTTTCCCGCC GAATCTCAGGCTAGAAGCAATAATTGGGCACTGGGAGCTGATGGGATGGTCTCCAGAGATTGGACAACAGGGATGATCTACTTATCACAGACCATCACTGGAATCCTGGggaatctctctcttctttctcattatctctatctctacctcacaGGATGCAAGTTTAGGTCCACAGATTTGATCATCAAACACCTGACTGTAGCCAACTGCTTAGTCATTCTCTGTAGAGGAGTTCCCCAAACCATGGCAGCTTTGGGGATGAAGCATTTCCTCAGTGATATTGGGTGCAAGCTTGTGTTCTATGTGCACAGAGTGAGCAGAGATGTGTCCATTGGCAGTACGTGTCTCTTGAGtatctcccaggccatcaccatcaGTCCCACCAACTCCAGGTGGATGGATCTAAAAGTAAAATCTCTCAAGTGCATTGGTCCCTCTAGTATCCTCTGCTGGATTCTGAACCTGACTATAAACATCATAGTACCAGTGCATGTGACTGGAAAAAGCAGTGACAAAAACATCACAAAGAAAACTGACTTTGGATACTGTTATTTTGTGAGTCGCGGCAAATACATAGATTCCCTGAATGCAGTCCTGCTATTATTCCGAGATGTTTTGTTTGTGGGGCTCATGTTCTGTGCCAGCAGCTTCATGGTTTTCACCCTGTACAGGCACAAGCAGCAGGTCCAATACATCCATGGGACCAACATCTCCTCCAGGTCCTCCCCAGAGTCCAGAGCCACCCACAGCATCCTCGTCCTGGTGAGCACCTTTGTGCCTTTGTGCACTCTCTCTTCAATATTTCACTTTTTCATAGCTGTATTAAACAACCCCAGTGTGTGGCTGGTGAACACCTCTGCACTAATCGCTGGCAGTTTCCCAACTGTGAGTCCCTACATTATCATAAGTTACTACTCCAGATTACCCAGGCTCTGTTttgcacccacaaggaagacatAA
- the LOC133748696 gene encoding vomeronasal type-1 receptor 4-like, producing MAAGDLTMGMIFFSQTLTGILGNVSLLSHYLYLYLTGCKFRSTDLVIKHLTVANCLVILSRGVPQTMAALGMKHFLSDAGCKLVFYVHRVSTDVSICSTCLLSISQAITICPRNSRWAVLKLKAHKYISPFNISCWMLYIIVNVIVPVYMTGKMKDNNITEKVDHGYCYAMNSGIHIASFHAALVFFQNVFFIGLMLWSSSFMVFTLNRHRKQVQYIHGTNVSSRCSPESRATQSILILVSTFVSLSILSFIFHICLTVFKNPSLWLVNIYVLVAGGFPAVSPYILMSHESRVPRLCCAYSRNSECPT from the coding sequence ATGGCTGCTGGAGATTTGACAATGGGGATGATCTTCTTTTCACAAACTCTTACAGGAATCCTGGGGAACGTCTCTCTTCTTTCccattatctctatctctacctcacaGGATGCAAGTTTAGGTCCACAGATTTGGTCATCAAACACCTGACTGTAGCCAACTGCTTAGTCATTCTCTCTAGAGGAGTCCCCCAAACCATGGCAGCTTTGGGGATGAAGCATTTCCTCAGTGATGCTGGGTGCAAGCTTGTATTCTATGTGCACAGAGTGAGTACGGATGTGTCTATTTGCAGCACCTGCCTCTTGAGtatctcccaggccatcaccatctGTCCCAGGAACTCCAGGTGGGCAGTGCTTAAACTAAAAGCTCACAAGTACATAAGCCCCTTCAATATCTCCTGCTGGATGCTGTACATAATAGTAAATGTCATTGTGCCTGTGTATATGACTGGCAAAATGAAAGACAATAATATCACAGAGAAAGTTGATCATGGATACTGTTATGCTATGAACTCTGGAATACACATAGCATCGTTCCATGCAGCACTggtattttttcaaaatgttttcttcataGGTCTCATGCTGTGGTCCAGTAGCTTCATGGTTTTCACCCTGAACAGACACAGGAAGCAGGTTCAATATATCCATGGGACCAACGTCTCCTCCAGGTGCTCCCCAGAGTCCAGAGCCACCCAGAGCATCCTCATCCTAGTAAGCACCTTTGTGTCTTTGAGCATTCTCTCCTTCATTTTTCACATTTGCTTGACTGTTTTCAAGAATCCCAGTTTGTGGCTGGTGAACATCTATGTACTGGTTGCTGGGGGTTTCCCAGCTGTGAGCCCCTACATTCTCATGAGCCACGAATCCCGAGTGCCCAGGCTCTGCTGTGCCTACTCCAGAAATAGTGAGTGCCCTACTTAG